A genomic window from Aethina tumida isolate Nest 87 chromosome 4, icAetTumi1.1, whole genome shotgun sequence includes:
- the LOC109601199 gene encoding farnesol dehydrogenase produces MSGFQRWVGKVAVVTGASGGIGAAITERLVQEGLQVVGLARRVDQVQDLAKKLSGAKGNLHAVKCDVSLEADVVKAIEWTKENVGPIHILINNAGVRPKNTLIDGDTEKWRQTFDVNVIAMLVATREAIKVMKENNIDGHVININSVSGHFDYYHSDVSVYAASKHCVTNLTETYRKEINANQLKIKVTSVSPGLTDTDMPSAVIKGDDRPMMKGEDVAEAVYYALSTKPHVQIHEIMLRAVGDPV; encoded by the exons ATGTCTGGTTTTCAACGTTGGGTAGGTAAAGTTGCTGTTGTAACTGGTGCCAGTGGAGGAATTGGTGCTGCTATAACTGAAAGACTTGTTCAAGAAGGTCTCCAA gTTGTTGGTCTTGCCAGGAGGGTAGACCAAGTTCAGGATCTGGCAAAGAAGCTGTCCGGTGCCAAAGGCAACCTTCATGCAGTCAAGTGCGACGTTTCATTAGAGGCAGATGTGGTTAAAGCCATTGAATGGACTAAAGAAAATGTTGGGCCCATCCACATCTTGATCAACAATGCTGGTGTCCGTCCCAAGAACACCTTGATTGATGGTGATACGGAGAAGTGGAGGCAAACGTTTGACGTCAACGTCATTGCTATGTTGGTAGCTACAAGGGAGGCCATCAAAGTTATGAAGGAGAACAACATTGATGGTCAcgtgattaatattaacagtGTGTCAGGCCATTTTGACTATTACCATTCTGATGTCAGTGTTTATGCTGCCAGTAAACACTGTGTCACCAATTTGACCGAAACCTACAGGAAGGAAATCAACGCCAATCAATTGAAAATCAAAGTAACG AGTGTTAGCCCTGGATTGACCGACACAGACATGCCTTCAGCTGTGATCAAAGGTGACGACAGACCCATGATGAAGGGTGAGGACGTTGCTGAAGCTGTTTACTACGCTTTGTCCACCAAACCTCACGTCCAG ATTCATGAAATCATGCTCCGTGCTGTTGGAGATCCAgtttaa
- the LOC109601194 gene encoding farnesol dehydrogenase, with the protein MSGFQRWVGKVAVVTGASGGIGAAITEKLVQEGVQVVGLARRVDQVQDLAKKLSSAKGKLHAVKCDVSVESELVKAIEWTKENVGPIHILINNAGVLPKNNLINGDTEKWRQTFEVNVIAMLVATREAIKVMKENNIDGHVININSVAGHYDIYNADVSVYAASKHCVTNLTETYRKEINANQLKIKVTSVSPGLTDTDMPTAAVKANNRPMLKADDIAEAVFYALSTKPHVQIHEILLRPVGDPV; encoded by the exons ATGTCTGGATTTCAACGTTGGGTAGGCAAAGTTGCTGTTGTAACTGGTGCCAGTGGAGGAATTGGTGCTGCTATAACTGAAAAACTTGTTCAAGAAGGTGTACAA GTTGTTGGTCTTGCCAGAAGAGTGGATCAAGTTCAAGATTTGGCAAAGAAGTTGTCCAGTGCCAAAGGCAAACTTCATGCTGTCAAGTGCGACGTCTCAGTAGAATCAGAACTGGTCAAAGCTATTGAATGGACCAAAGAAAACGTTGGCCCAATCCACATTCTCATCAACAATGCTGGTGTTCTTCCCAAAAACAACTTAATCAATGGTGATACTGAGAAATGGAGGCAAACGTTTGAAGTAAACGTTATCGCAATGTTAGTGGCAACAAGAGAGGCAATCAAAGTTATGAAAGAAAACAACATTGATGGCCACGtgattaatataaacagtGTGGCAGGTCATTATGACATTTACAATGCTGATGTTAGTGTTTATGCTGCCAGTAAACATTGTGTTACCAATTTGACCGAGACCTACAGGAAGGAAATCAATGCCAATCAATTGAAAATCAAAGTAACG AGTGTTAGTCCTGGACTGACAGACACAGACATGCCCACTGCTGCAGTCAAAGCTAACAACCGACCAATGTTAAAGGCTGACGACATTGCCGAAGCTGTTTTCTACGCTTTGTCCACTAAACCTCACGTCCAG ATTCATGAAATTTTGCTTCGTCCAGTCGGGGATCCAGTTTAA
- the LOC109601200 gene encoding nucleoporin Nup35: MEPMTLGSAPSSPASPGINANFLPGFLMGDTQPTTPNPTVSPGRNRTSGSFKMGPANTDSRSLRQKLFNQSLSESPAPMSPFSTVSEKAGPPKLGLFDSIEQSRRPTSPIMSSTVANYNDSPVFNESISRIQDDSLNYSRNLNNVSELNRTMNASSRVERLDSNWVTVFGFPPSALTIVLSQMQNCGPIVDKKIPSVGNWVHIKFNNANEVSRALALNGRCIANQIMIGVQIYHNRENKENDTSCVYTSPIRARSLRHSFVSPNNSNTVIAPQVVPQKSTGIVTKAMEYVFGW, encoded by the coding sequence ATGGAACCGATGACGTTGGGCAGTGCACCCTCGAGTCCGGCATCGCCGGGCATCAACGCCAACTTCCTACCCGGTTTTTTGATGGGTGACACACAGCCAACTACCCCAAACCCGACGGTTTCGCCGGGCAGAAACAGAACGTCGGGCAGCTTCAAGATGGGACCCGCCAACACTGACAGCCGAAGCCTGCGCCAGAAACTGTTCAACCAGTCCTTAAGCGAAAGTCCCGCACCCATGTCACCGTTTTCCACCGTTTCCGAAAAGGCCGGGCCACCGAAGCTGGGGCTCTTCGACAGCATCGAGCAGAGCAGGAGACCCACCAGCCCCATCATGAGCAGTACCGTCGCAAATTACAACGACTCACCCGTATTTAATGAGAGCATCTCCAGGATACAAGATGATAGTTTGAACTACAgtagaaatttgaataatgttaGTGAACTAAACAGAACTATGAATGCCAGTAGTCGTGTGGAAAGGCTTGATTCGAACTGGGTTACTGTTTTTGGTTTTCCACCGAGTGCTTTAACAATTGTCCTCTCACAGATGCAAAATTGTGGCCCTATTGTTGATAAAAAGATACCCTCAGTTGGCAACTGGGTGCACATAAAGTTCAATAATGCTAATGAAGTGTCCCGTGCCTTGGCCCTCAATGGTAGATGCATAGCCAACCAAATTATGATTGGAGTGCAAATCTACCACAACAGGGAGAACAAAGAAAACGATACCTCATGTGTTTACACATCTCCTATAAGGGCTAGGTCTTTGAGGCACTCCTTTGTCTCACCTAACAATTCAAATACTGTGATTGCCCCTCAAGTTGTGCCACAAAAGTCCACTGGTATTGTTACAAAAGCAATGGAATATGTTTTTGGTTGGTAA